GGCGAGAGCTTGGCCTTGGCGATGCAGATCGCAAGATGGGCGTCGAGGACCGCCTGGCGGGTGGCCGCTGAGGCGCCGGCGTCGGCCTCGGCCGCCACCTTGGCGCTGTCGCCGGCCTGCTCCAGCTCGACGACGGCCCGCTGCTCGTCCGTGTCCGCGGTCGCCTTCTCGGCCTTCTCCGCGAACTCCTTCACCACGGCGACGAGCACCGGGGAGGCACCGTCGTCGCCTCGGACCACGTCGAGCGCACCGTCGATCTTGAGCCGCACCGCACCCAGCCGCTCGCTCGTGGTCGTCACACGCCCAGGCTACGCCGCGGCGCTGCTGGTCAATCGAGGGCGAGACGCCATCGTCCCGCGACGCCGCCCGCGGGCGCGTCATCGAGCGGGATGGCCCGCCCCGCTTGGGCGGCCGCGGCCCGAGGGCCGGTCCGACGCTCTGGACGTTCGGGCGGCGACGAGCGGTGGTGGGCCGGGGCGGATGGGCGTCGCCTCCGTTGTCCGGCGACGAGTTGAGTAGCGACTACTCAGGCGCCTCGCCCGGGCTCTCTCTACCGTTCGGTTATGGGACTCTTGAGCAAGATCACCGGCGGCGCCGACAAGAAGCTGCTCCAGACCGGACTCCCCGGCCGGGGCATCATCACCGACGTCAAGCTGACGGGGACCACCCTCCAGACCGGGAACGGGCTGGTCCAGCGGACGTGCATCTTCACCATGGAGGTGTCGCTCGACGGCAAGGACCCGTACACGGCGACCTGCAAGCAACGGATCCCCGAGATCGAGATCGCCCAGATCCAGCCCGGAGCCTCGACCGTCGCCGTCCGGGCCAACCCGGACGACCTCACCCAGGTCGCCATCGACTTCAGCGCCGAGCCCCCGACGGTGACGACGCCGGCCGGTCAGGGCAGCCACTCGGCCGCGGAGCTGCTCGCCACCGGCGCACCGGCACGTGCGGTCATCGTCCAGTGGCAGCCGCTGGGCAAGAAGAACCCCGCCGGCGTCGACCTCTACGCGTACGCCCTCACCGTCATGCCAGAGGGGAAGGACCCCTACCAGATCCAGGTCGGCAACCCCACGCCACCCGCGGCCTTGCCGTTCCTCTTTCCCGGCTCGCACGTCCCGGTCAAGATCGGGAGCGACCCGAACGCCGTGGTCATCGACTGGGATCAGGCGGTGGCGGACGAGAAGCCGCAGGGCGGATCGTAAGCATTCGCTAAGCATTCGCGAGGCTGGAGCGACAGGTCAGTCGCGCCACGTCACCGCGTAGGCCTGGGTCAACTCTGGCAAGCCCTTGATCGGGATCGTGCCCCGATCCTCGAATCGGAACTGCTTGCCCATGCAGAGCTCGCGGACGGCGATCGACACGACGATGTCCCCGGCCGGCGCGGCGTCGCACAGCCGCGCCGCCAGCTGAACCGCGGCACCGAACAGGTCGTCGTTGTCGTCGGTGACCGGCTCCCCGGCACTGATGCCGATGCTCACGTGCAGTGGCGTCGGCGCGTGCTCGTTTCGCTCTCGCAGCGCGGCCTGGACCGCGATGGCACATGCGACGGCGGCACTCACCGAAGCGAACGAGGCCATGAGTCCGTCGCCGGTGTGCTTGACCTCTCGGCCGTTGTGCCGCGCCAGCTCGGCACGGACGATCTCGTCGTGCTCGTGCAACAGGGCGACGTGGCCCTCGTCGCCGAGGTCGTGCGTCTGCGCCACCGATCCACAGACGTCGGTGAAGACGATCGTCCGCATCGCTTGTGCGGTGTAGGCCTCGCCGGGAGGGTGGGCGGGTAGCGATCCGAACATCGCGTTCAGCGGAACGTTGGGGTCGACCTCCACGATGAAGTCGGCCATGACGCCGTGCGACTCCCGGTGGACGGCCTCGACGGCGTCCTTGCTGGGTCCCTCGGCGAGGCAGAACACCGACCGGCGATCGGGGTCGAACCAGTAGGTGTGGTAGTGGACGCCGTACTTGTCCTGGGCCTCGAGGTCGAGCTGGTGCGCCGCCGCCAGCTCCTCGGGGGAGATGTCGATGGGAGCGTGGCGGTCCATGAACATCGGCACAGCGAGAGCATAGAGGTGGGCGAGTCCGGCAGCACCCGATCGCCACGGCGCGACGCCCCGGCGGCGCGGCACGCCTCGGAGTCCTGCCGTCGGACGCCACCGGACGTGGTGACCGCGCATCAGCTCGGATCGCGCGGTCGCGGGCGACCCGCGCGCTGCGGACGACGACCAGCTCCAGTGCACGGCCGGGGGGCGCGGTACGGTGCCGGAGTGGACGGCGTCCATGACGTGGGCGGACTCGACGGCTTCGGGCCCGTCGAGCCGGAGCGCGACGAGCCGGTGTTCCACGAGGACTGGGAGCGACGCGTGTTCCGGGCCAACGCCGCGGTCGTGATGGCTGGACTCGCCAACGGCGGGACGTTCCGCCACAGCATCGAGCGCATGGAACCGGCGCACTATCTCGCTTCCCCCTACTACGAGCACTGGCTGACCGGCCTCGCCACCCTGCTCGTGGAGGGTGGCGTCGTCGACGCCGCGGAGCTCGACCGACGAGCCGGGGGCCGGTTCCCTCGCTCGCGGCCGAACCGGGGCGTCGCGCCCGAGGCGGGGCTCGATCGCGCCGAGCCGCGCTACCCGGTGGGAGCACACGTCCGGGTGCGCGAGTGGCACCCGTCCGGGCACACGCGCGCGCCCAGGTACGCCCAGGGAAAGCTCGGCGTGGTGGTGCGACACGACGGCGCCTTCTCGGTGCCCGACGTCGAAGCCCACAGCGACGCGACGCGGACGGAGCCGACCTACTCGGTCCGGTTCACGGCGCGAGAGCTCTGGGGTGAGGGCGGAGGCACGGGCGACGTTGTCCACGTCGACTTGTGGGAGAGCTACCTGGACGCCGGCGAGTGAGCCTCAGCCACGACGCCCACGACCATCACCCGGAGCCGCTGGCGCCGATCGAGGCGCGCGTCGCGGCGATCGAGGCCGTGCTCGAGGAGCGCGGCCTCGTCGACGCCGCTGCGCTCGACGCCGTGATTCGCTACTTCGAGGAGGACCTCAGCCCGCTCAACGGAGCGACAGTCGTCGCGCGGGCCTGGGTCGATCCCGAGTACAAGCAGCGCCTGCTCGAGAACGGCACCGCCGCCGTCGCCGAGCTGGGCTTCGGCGGACCGGAAGGCGATCACATGGTCGTCGTCGAGAACACGCCCGCGGTTCACAACCTCGTCGTGTGCACGCTCTGCTCCTGCTACCCGTGGCCGACGCTCGGACTGCCGCCGACCTGGTACAAGGCCCCCGCCTATCGGTCGAGGGCGGTGCGCGAGCCGCGTGCCCTGCTGGCCGAGATGGGGACCGAGGTCCCGGACGACGTGGAGATCCGGGTCTGGGACTCGAGTGCGGAGGTGCGATACCTCGTCCTTCCTGAACGACCGGCTGGGAGCGAGGCGCTCGACGAGGCCGCGCTCGCCGCCCTCGTGACCAGGGATTCGATGATCGGCGTGCAGCGGCTGTGAGCGACCTGTTCAAGGATCGGGTCGCCTCGATGCGAGGGAGTGCGGCCCTGCCCCGATCGAATGGTGAGCTGCTCTTCGACGCGCTGTGGCAGGGCCGGGCCGTCGCGCTCTCCGTCACGCTGGTGGAGCGGCTCGGCGTCGACTGGGAGGCCTTCCGCCAGCACCTGATCGCAGCGATCGCCGACGATCCGGACCGTCCGTACTACGAGAGCTGGGCGCTGGCGCTGGAGCGGTTCGTCCTCGAACGCGGCCTCGCCGACGAGGCCACGCTCGTGGCGGCGACGCCGACCGAGCGCCCGCCCTGGTAGGGCAGCTCGCCAGATTCGGCGTGGGCGGCGGTTGCTGACCCCGAGATCGTTGCAAGGAGAACGACTCAGGGCCACGAGCGACACCGGTGTCCCGGGCGTCGGCGAACGGCGTCGATTTCGCTCCAACCGGTCGAATCGGTCCCTCGAGGTGGAAACGGGGCACGCGACCGCGGCCGTCGCTTCGCACTATTCCGGGGAAAGTTCTCTGCTGCCTTCGACTCGACCGTCGGCCGGGGAGGACGATGGGTGGACGCGAGAACGTCCGACGGCGACGACGTCGGGCGTCAACGAGAGGAGGTCTCATGGCCGAGAGCGAGAAGCGTGACATGGCTCCGGCGCCGCGAGACTGGCTGAGCCGCTGGTTCGACGAATGGCAATCCCCGCGCTGGTTCCCCGAGCTCTGGCGCAATCGGCTCATGGAAGGCGCCGACCCGATACGAGTCGAGGAGTTCCAGGACGGCAACACGCTCGTCGTTCGAGCCGAGATGGCCGGCCTGGATCCGGACAAGGATGTGGAGATCAGCGTCGCCGATCAGACGCTGCGCATCCACGCGGAGCGACACCAGGAGTCGAGGGTCGAGGACAAGGGCCGCTACCGCAGCGAGTTCCGCTATGGGAGCTTCGCCCGCTCCGTCCCGCTCCCGCCTGGAGCCACTGACCAAGACATCAAGGCGACCTACCGTGACGGGATCCTCGAGATCCGCATCCCGATCGATCGAGGGAAGGCCGAGTCTCGCAAGGTCCCCGTCCAGCGCACATGAGTTGACCGGAGGCTGACCGCTCCGAGCCGGGACCCGCGGCGTTCCCAACCGGGCGCCGCGGGTTCCGCGTTCACCACGCGCCGAAGATCGGATCGGCCCCCGCCCGTTTCAAGGCTGGTTGACAGGAGAACACGGAGGCGGGATGCCCACCCTGCGGATCGAGCACCGAGTCGCTGACTTCGACGGCTGGAAGGAGGCGTTCGATCGTGACCCCGCCGGCAGGGAGCAGTCCGGCGTCCGTCGCTACTGGATCTCGCGAGCAATCGACGAGCCGAACTACGTCATGATCGATCTCGAGTTCGACAGCGCGAGCGAGGCGGAGGGTCTCCTGGCCGCCATGCGCGACGTCTGGCGCGTGGTTGAACCGGCGGGCCTCGTAGCAGGTCCCCAAGCGCGGATTGTCGAGACCATCGAAGTGAAGGAGTACTGACGGGACACGGCCGCGCTCATCGATGCCAACCCGTCGCGGTGACATCACCGACAAACACGCTGACGACCACAACCGTTCCGCCACTCAGCTGGGGCGTGGCCTCGAGGCGTCGGCCCGACGAAGTCGCGTCCTAGGAGACCTCGCGCGTCTTTGGCAGCCCGAGGTCCGACTGTTCGCGCCGACCGGGCTTCAGCTGAGGGCGTGGCGGCTGGGCTCCGACTCGGCTCGGGGCGGCACTGGGGGCCTCGACGGGCGGTGTGGTGTCCTTCCGGAAATGCCAGTCGCAGGCCTGGCCGCCGTACCCGTCACACCAGGGGCAGTGGAGCATCCACCAGTCGTCCAGCGCGCGGTTCCACCCCCGATGATTGACCAGCCGACGCAGCCACCAGGGGTACCTGGTCACGTGCCGGGCTGGACCGAATTCGGGCGAATGGACGTCCGACGCATCCCGCCGGATGCCCGGGCGGGCTCTGCGTGGCCCTGCGTTCAAGGTCCTCCCCCAGATCAGACCCCGCCGGAGAGTCGCGCCGTTTACGCCCGAAACCGCGGATCCCTCTGGGCCACCCACCACTCAGAGTAGCAAGCCGGCCACAGAATGCAACATAGCCCCGGCGATCGGAGGAGGCCGGTGCGGCCCAAACGGCTCAGGACCGGGGACAAGGACCGAAGTCCAGGCATCGCAGCGAGGCGACGGGCGATCGTGGAGACCCGCGAGTCGAGGGCGCTGGTCAGGCCGCACCCTGGGCGAAGCACGGATAGCCGGGAGCGGCGCCGGCCCTCGAGTCCTTCAGCGCTGCCCGGCCAGGAGTGGCGCGCCGTGATCAGCCGTTCGAGGATCCGCCGTTGGGAATGCCGGCCGGCGGGATCGCCGGTACTGCCCATTCCCGGATGCCTGAGGGCGAACCGCGACCGGCGGCTCAGCTCGCGTGTCCCGATCGTCTGCCCCCCACGGCATCAGATGGACCTTCTACTCGCGCAGGCTGCTGGTCGGAAGAGCACGCGCTCCATGACCAACCTCGTGCAACCGTCGCGGCTCGACCGTCCTCTCACGACCGCTTGCGGTTATGACCATCGTGCGTCACCACAGTGATGGATGCAGATCTAGAAGGACGCGCTCGAGTGGCTGGCTCTTCGCTCGGCGGCGAGACAGGTGTGCGCGACGCGGCGCTGCAGGGTGAGGTCGGGCCGAACGCTCGATCACTGAGGGAGTCGGTGGGAGCGAGTTGGGGAACGGCGTCACGAAGTGAGGGCCGTAGGTCTGGCCGCTCAACGGCGGTGGCGTCGTGAAGGGCGACAGGTTGGTGCTGTACACGACGGTCGGTGTCGCGGTGCCGGGGACGGTCTGGGTGTAGGCGTTGTAGGCGATGAGCCCCGTCGCCGTCGTCGTGGCGACCTGGCTGTAATAGGTCCAGGGCCCTTCGGGGGCCGGCGCGGTGAACACGCTGACGTCGTCGGTCACGGCGTTGGCGAGCTTCGCGGTGGCGAGGTAGCCGGTCCCGGACCGGCGTACCCACGGCTGGGCCCGCGGTCCTTCCCCGGGCGCGGGAATCAGGTGTGGCATGTTCGTCCACCGCATCGGTACGGACTCGGCCTGGTTGGGGACCCAGGTCGCCCCGGTGCCGGGGTCGCCCCAGAACTGCCAGGCGCCGGGAACCAGGATCTGGCCCACGGGGGCGCGGGCCACGAAGACGTCGCCCCGGTTCTCTTCGTAGAGGTAGACGGTGCCGTCGGTGTCGACGAAGGAAGTCGAGCCGTACAGCGCCGACGGCCCGGTCGGGAAGGGGAGGGGTTGCACGCCTTCGAGGACGAGGCCCGGCAGGGAGAACGTCGCCACCTGCACGTCGAGGAGCACGTAGTCCAGCGGCCCGCGACCGGTGCGCCGCACGTGGGTGCAAAACACCCGAAGGACACCGTCCTCGACGACGCCCGACGCCGGCCAGTACGCCTCCCCCGGGGCCCCGGGGATCAGGCTCCCCGGCGCTGAGGGCTGAGCGCCCTCGAGGGGAGTGAGGCAGGCGCCGCTCTGCACGACGAAGCTGTTGTCGAGGAGCCGGCTGTTGGGGTCGATGGTCCCGTCGCCTCGCAGCGTCCCGACATACGTGTCCCCGAACAGCCAGACCGTTCGCCCGTCGGGCAGCGGCACCGCGACCGCGGTGTCGGCTGAGAGCCACGAAGTGGTGTGTCGAAGCTGGTCGAAGGCGGCGGCGTACGCCGCCGGGGAGCTCGGGACCGTGGACGCGCATGAGCTGGTTGCCTTCGGAGCGCTCGGCGGCGCCGCTCCGAGGGCGGCGGCCGCGAGCAGCGCGACCATCAGGATCAGGGCGACACGGGATCGGACGCGGCGTCGGTCGCGGTCGCCGATCACGGACCGGTCACTCCGCCAGCTCGGCCCGCGCCCCGTCGGCGCGGACCCGAGCGTCGCGATCGGCTCCGGTCTCGGCCGAAGGGGGGACGTGCCTCTCGGAGTCGATCGCTGAGACCTCACGATCCGAACGGAGGGTTCGGGCCGCTGTCACCACACCGGGTGGCGGCCCACGAGACGGGCGATCGTGCGGTGCTTCCCACATCCTCTCAGGCCCAAACCGTCATCGACCGCGGCGCGACCTGAGCCCACCGGCACCGTGGCGCGGACTCGCGATCCCGCCGACCGCGAGTCGTGCCGACGGGCGCCGGTCGTCAGCTCAGGCCGGGGGAGCGCCGAACAGCGCCTGGAGCTTCGTGAGCACGTCTTGCTCCTGCGGCGTGACGGACTTCGCCGCCGCCGCGACGGCCTGCGCGATGTCCAGGAACCACGCTCGGACCTCCGCCGACTCCTCGGCCGAGAGCTTCCCGAGAGCGGAAGCGGCAGGCTCGAGGTCGGCGAGGGCCGACGTGACGACCTCCTGCGGCTGTCGCCCCAAGTGCGCCTTGACGTCGTGACGCGCCTCTCGACTCTCGGCCGCTCGGGCGATCTGGGCGATCAGGTCGTCGGCCGGCCCACGCTCGGTCGGGCGGGCGGTGGCCCGGGCACTCGCCGCCGTCTCCTTCAGGACCGAGATTGGACCGTGCTCACCGACCGCCACCAAGGCCAGAGTGATGCGGAGCGGCGCCTCGGTGAGCGCCGCCCATTCGTCGTCCGTAAACGCCGACCGATCGGTCACGACTGCCTCCTCGGGGTGATCCTTCGCCAGTCTGGCCGACCTGACGTCCAGAGCTACAGCCGTGGAACGGCCGCGAGCGGCGTATCGATGGGGCAGCCAGCCTCCCCCAGCGAGAAGTCCCCGCGAGCGTCACGGGGGCGAGCCCTCTACATTCCCGGCTGTGCCGCACGTCGGAGACCTGGCTGGCGGTGTGGCGGTGGTGACCGGCGCGGGCTCGGGCCTCGGAGCCGCCATGGCCAGGAAGTTCGCGGGGGCCGCGATGGCCGTCGCCGCCCTCGACATCGACGAGGCCCGGGCCGAGGCCACCGCCACTGCGCTGGCCCACGAGCTGGGAGTGGCGACCACGTCGGTGCGCACCGACGTCGGCGACGCCAGGTCCGTGGCCGTCGCCGCCGAGCACGTCGCGTCGACCCTCGGCGGGTGCAACCTGGTCTGCGCCAACGTGGGCGTCCAGCAGTTCGGTGCCATCGATCGCCTGACCGAGGACGACTGGACCTGGGTCCTCAACGTCAACGTCATGGGGACGGTCCGCACGGTCCGAGCGTTTCTCCCCCTCCTCCGCCAGCGTGCCGGCTGGCGCCACATCGTCCTGACCTCGTCCGCCGGTGCCCTCGTGCCGAGCGTGCGGCTGGGCGCCTACCAGGCCACGAAGTTCGCGGTCATGGGCTTCGGCGAGACCCTCCGCCTGGAGCTGGCCGACGAAGGGATCGGCGTGACCCTGCTCTTCCCCGCCGCGATGACGACCCGACATCTCGAGAGCAGCGCGCGCGCCCGCCCCGCCGACCTCGGCGAGTCGGTGACGCTGCCCGACGACATCGAGGCGATGATGGCGAGCCTCCCGATGAGCGACCGCGATCTCGTCACCGCGGACCACGCCGTCCGCCACCTGCTCGACGAGCTCCTGGCCAACCAGCCCTACGTGCTGACCCACGGCTCGTACCGGCCCGAGTACCAGAAGCGGCGCGACGCCATCGACGCCGCCTTCGACCGGCTCGACCGACTCGACCGCGCCTGAGCGCCCCGGGTGGCGGCTCAGCCGCCGTCGAGCACGACCAGCTCCCCCGAGAGGTAGGCCGATGCTTCGCTGGCGAGAAAGAGCGCGGTGCCGACGATCTCGTCGGCTGATGCGATCCGACGGAGACCGACGTTGGCGGCCAGGTCTTCCTGCACCTCGAGCGATTTCCCGTGGTGGAAGCTGTCGGTATGGAAGGTGCCGCAGACGATCGCGTTCACCCGGATTCCTCGCGGCCCGTACTCGGCGGCGGCCGCCTTCGTGAGGGCGTTCAGCCCCGCCTTCGCCGCCGCGTAGACGACGGTCGACGGCACGGCATGCAGCGAGGCGGTCGAGCTGATGTTGATGACGGTCCCACCCTCGGTCATGTGCTCAGCGGCGAGGGCGGTGAGTCGGAGCGGGCCCTTCAGGTTGACGGCGACGGTCTTGTCGAAGAGCTCGGCCGTCACCTCGCGCAACGAGGGTGGAACCGGAGCGATGCCGGCGTTGTTGACCAGCACGTCGAT
Above is a window of Acidimicrobiia bacterium DNA encoding:
- a CDS encoding nickel-binding protein, giving the protein MFMDRHAPIDISPEELAAAHQLDLEAQDKYGVHYHTYWFDPDRRSVFCLAEGPSKDAVEAVHRESHGVMADFIVEVDPNVPLNAMFGSLPAHPPGEAYTAQAMRTIVFTDVCGSVAQTHDLGDEGHVALLHEHDEIVRAELARHNGREVKHTGDGLMASFASVSAAVACAIAVQAALRERNEHAPTPLHVSIGISAGEPVTDDNDDLFGAAVQLAARLCDAAPAGDIVVSIAVRELCMGKQFRFEDRGTIPIKGLPELTQAYAVTWRD
- the nthB gene encoding nitrile hydratase subunit beta, with protein sequence MDGVHDVGGLDGFGPVEPERDEPVFHEDWERRVFRANAAVVMAGLANGGTFRHSIERMEPAHYLASPYYEHWLTGLATLLVEGGVVDAAELDRRAGGRFPRSRPNRGVAPEAGLDRAEPRYPVGAHVRVREWHPSGHTRAPRYAQGKLGVVVRHDGAFSVPDVEAHSDATRTEPTYSVRFTARELWGEGGGTGDVVHVDLWESYLDAGE
- the nthA gene encoding nitrile hydratase subunit alpha, with protein sequence MSLSHDAHDHHPEPLAPIEARVAAIEAVLEERGLVDAAALDAVIRYFEEDLSPLNGATVVARAWVDPEYKQRLLENGTAAVAELGFGGPEGDHMVVVENTPAVHNLVVCTLCSCYPWPTLGLPPTWYKAPAYRSRAVREPRALLAEMGTEVPDDVEIRVWDSSAEVRYLVLPERPAGSEALDEAALAALVTRDSMIGVQRL
- a CDS encoding nitrile hydratase accessory protein; protein product: MSDLFKDRVASMRGSAALPRSNGELLFDALWQGRAVALSVTLVERLGVDWEAFRQHLIAAIADDPDRPYYESWALALERFVLERGLADEATLVAATPTERPPW
- a CDS encoding Hsp20/alpha crystallin family protein, yielding MAESEKRDMAPAPRDWLSRWFDEWQSPRWFPELWRNRLMEGADPIRVEEFQDGNTLVVRAEMAGLDPDKDVEISVADQTLRIHAERHQESRVEDKGRYRSEFRYGSFARSVPLPPGATDQDIKATYRDGILEIRIPIDRGKAESRKVPVQRT
- a CDS encoding SDR family NAD(P)-dependent oxidoreductase, producing MPHVGDLAGGVAVVTGAGSGLGAAMARKFAGAAMAVAALDIDEARAEATATALAHELGVATTSVRTDVGDARSVAVAAEHVASTLGGCNLVCANVGVQQFGAIDRLTEDDWTWVLNVNVMGTVRTVRAFLPLLRQRAGWRHIVLTSSAGALVPSVRLGAYQATKFAVMGFGETLRLELADEGIGVTLLFPAAMTTRHLESSARARPADLGESVTLPDDIEAMMASLPMSDRDLVTADHAVRHLLDELLANQPYVLTHGSYRPEYQKRRDAIDAAFDRLDRLDRA
- a CDS encoding SDR family oxidoreductase, which encodes MTDKKVWLITGAGRGMGADIAKAALTAGHAVVATGRNTGTVTAALGQDDDLLAVKLDVTDPADAEAAVQAALRRFGRIDVLVNNAGIAPVPPSLREVTAELFDKTVAVNLKGPLRLTALAAEHMTEGGTVINISSTASLHAVPSTVVYAAAKAGLNALTKAAAAEYGPRGIRVNAIVCGTFHTDSFHHGKSLEVQEDLAANVGLRRIASADEIVGTALFLASEASAYLSGELVVLDGG